GTCCCGTCGCATCGTCGCCCAGTTGGTATAGCTTGGCGGGCGGGGGGGCCAATCGCCCTTCGAGCTCGACGCGGCCGTTGGAGGTGGGCACATCGGGCACCCGCGAGCGGTCATTGAAATCGCGCGGCACCCAACCGCGCTGCACCAGCACCACGCGCTCGCTGCCTTCCAGCCGCAGCGGGGTCAGCACGAAAAAGCCCACCCGGGCGCTCATCTGGCGGTTGTCGAGAAAGACGTTGTGGCCGGGCATCCACGTGCCCACCAGGCGCACCGGACGGTACACGCCGGTCTGCGGATCGGCCGCAGCCAGCAGTTGCTGGGTGCTCCAGGCCGGCAAGGCCGCCCGCTCGTCGATCTGCGCCTGCAGCGCCAGCTTCTGCTTCGCGCGATCGAGTTGCCACAGACCCAGGGAAGCGGTGGCCGCCATCGTCACCACGGTGGCCACCGTGACGACCCAGAAACGCCAGGCGCTGCGCTGCGGATTCACTGGACGCCCCTCCTCGCTGCCATGCCCCTGCCACAGGCCCATGCCCGTCCTGGGGCCTTGCCCTGGAAGCGGATAATTGCGCGCATGAAGTACTTGGTCATCGCGGCATTCATTGCCATCCTTGGAAGCCTCGCCACCGCCCTGGTGTACATGATGCGCGGGGGCAGCGAAACCAACGAAGACGGCACGCCGCGCAAAAACCACATGGCGCGGGCGTTGGCGTTTCGAGTGGGGTTTTCCATCCTGCTCTTCGTGGTGGTGCTCGTCAGCTACCGCATGGGCTGGATCCAGCCCACGGGGTTGCCGCTGCGCGGTTAGCCTGCCCGGTTCCCGTCAACAAAAAAGCGCCTCTCGGCGCTTTTTCTTTGTGAGGGGCCGAGCAAGGTGGATCGACCACCATGACCCATTACATCCAGTAGACCAGGATGTACAGACCCAGCCACACCACGTCCACGAAGTGCCAGTACCAGGCAGCGCCTTCGAAGCCGAAGTGGCGCTCGGCGGTGAAGTGGCCTTTCTGCAGCCGCAGCGTGATGAACAGCAGCATCAGCATGCCCACCAGCACGTGAAAACCGTGGAAGCCGGTCAGCATGAAGAAGGTGGAGCCGAACACGCCCGACGAGAGCTTGAGGTTCAGATCGGCGTAGGCGTGGGCGTATTCATAGCCCTGCACGCACAGGAAGATGATGCCCAGCAGCACCGTCATCCACATGAAGGCGATGGTCTTGCCGCGGTTACCGACCTGCAGCGCATGGTGCGCGATGGTCAGCGTCACACCCGAGGTGAGCAGCAGCGCGGTGTTGATCGTGGGCAGCCAGAACGGGCCCATGGTCTGGAAGGGATCGACAATGCCGCCCGGCGAAGCCGTGGCGCCAGCCTGCACGCTGGGCCATACGGCAGAGAAGTTCGGCCAGATCAGCGAGTTGTCCAGACTGCCCAGCGCCGGCACCGAGTGCGTGCGCGTCCACCACAGCGCGGTGAAGAAGGCGCCGAAGAACATCACTTCCGAGAAGATGAACCAGCTCATGCTCCAACGGAACGAGAGGTCGATCTTGCGGCCGTACATGCCGGTTTCGCTTTCGTGCACCGCGTCGCTGAACCATTGGAACAGCACGAACAGCCAGAACACCAGGCCGAAGGCCAGCGAGTACGCACCCCAGCCGTGGCCGTTGACCCACTGACCCGCGCCCAGAATGACGAAGAAGAGGCCAATGGCCGCCATCACCGGGTGGCGCGAGGGACCGGGAACGAAGTAGTAGGGCGTCGTGCCGTGGGTTGCTGCTGACATGCTCACTCCAGTTGTGCTTTCGCTTGTATCTAATGTCTAAAAATCAAAAATCGTCCTGCGCCGCCGTGTCTCAGCCGGCAACCCAGTTCACCAGCAGTATCAATACCAGCACGAACAGGAACGCCATCCCCACGCCGACGGCCATCAGGTGCAGCGGGTTGAGTTTGGAGATGTCCTTCTGGTAGTCGGCGTTGCGGCGAATGCCCAGGAAGCCCCAAGCCACGGCCTTGACCGTGTCCATGAAGGTGCCCTTGCGTCGGTTCTCTGTGGGTGTGGAAGTCATACGTCCCCCGTGGTCTTGGATGGCACGGCGCTGGCCTGCGGCGCGGCGTCGGTGTCCGGCGCTGCAGGCACTTTGCCGCCGACTTCGAAGAAGGTGTAGGACAGGGTGATGGTGGTCACGTCCTTGGACAGGCGAGGGTCGATCACGAACGCCACCGGCCATTCCTTCTTTTCGCCCGGCTGCAGTGTGTACTGCGTGAAGCAGAAACACTCCAGCTTGTTGAAATGCGCCGCGGCCTGCTTGGGCGCGTAGCTCGGCACCGCCTGTGCCGCCATGGTGCGGTTCTGGATGTTCTGGAACTCGTACATCACCGTGGTGAGTTCGCCCGGGTGCACCTGCAACGAGCGCACGGCCGGTTTGAAGTGCCAGGGTCCGCGCGCATTCGTGTCGAACTCCACGCTGATGGTGCGCGTGCGGTCCACCTGCGTGTTCGCGGGCAGGCTCGCGGCACCCGGCACACGCAACTCGGACACCGCCAGCACGTTGATGCCCAGGGCCTCGCAGATGTGGCGGTAGATCGGCACCAGCGCATACCCGAACGCGAACATGCCCAGCGCGATCACGCAGAGCTTGCCCACCATGTTGAGGTTTTCGCGTCGGAGTGCCAAGGTATGAAGTCCCGTGCGGGGTTGCGCCGGCCTCAGAGGCCGAACAGGAACCGCTTGCCGATGAAGCCCAGGAAGAACACGAGCGCCACTGACGCCAGGATCAGCCCCAGGCGGCGGTTGCTCTTCTTCTGTTCAGGCGTGGTCATGGCGTTGCCCATCGGTGTTCGCGCTGGCTCAGCCAATCACCTTGGTAGCGGTGGCGTCGAGCTTGGGCGGGTTCTCGAAGGTGTGGAACGGTGCCGGCGAAGCCACTTCCCACTCCAGGCCCACAGCGCCTTCCCAGGGGTTCTGCGGCGCCTTCTCACCCTTGCCACGCATGGCGGGAACGATCACGGCCAGGAAGAAGTACACCTGTGCCAGACCGAAACCGAAGGCGCCGATCGAGGCGATGGCGTTGAAGTCGGCGAACTGCATCGGGTAGTCGGCGTAGCGGCGGGGCATGCCGGCCAGACCCAGGAAGTGCATCGGGAAGAAGGTGATGTTGAACGAGATCATCGACCACCAGAAGTGGATCTTGCCGCGGGTTTCGCTGTACATCACACCGGTCCACTTGGGCAGCCAGTAATAGATGCCGGAGAACATGGCGAACAGCGAACCGGCCACCAGCACGTAGTGGAAGTGGGCCACCACGTAGTAGGTGTCCTGCATCTGGATGTCGATCGGCGCGACCGACAGGATCAGGCCGGTGAACCCGCCGACGGTGAAGACGAAAATGAAGCCGACGGCCCACAACATGGGGGTCTCAAACGTCATCGAGCCCTTCCACATGGTCGCAACCCAGTTGAAGATCTTCACGCCCGTGGGCACGGCGATCAACATGGTCGAGTACATGAAGAACAACTGGCCCGTCACCGGCATGCCGGTGGTGAACATGTGGTGGGCCCACACGACGAAGGACAGGATGGCGATGGAGCCGGTGGCGTAGACCATGGAGGCGTAGCCGAACAGCTTCTTGCGCGCGAAGGCGGGCACGACCTGGCTCACGATGCCGAAGGCCGGCAAGATCATGATGTACACCTCGGGGTGGCCGAAGAACCAGAAGATGTGCTGGTACATCACCGGGTCACCGCCGCCGGCGGGGTTGAAGAAGCTGGTGCCGAAGTGGCGATCGGTCAGCGTCATGGTGATCGCGCCGGCCAGCACGGGCATCACGGCGATCAGCAGGTAGGCGGTGATGAGCCAGGTCCAGCAGAACATCGGCATCTTCATCAGCGTCATGCCGGGCGCGCGCATGTTCAGGATGGTCACGATGATGTTGATCGAGCCCATGATCGACGAGGCGCCCAGGATGTGCATGGCGAAGATGCCGGCGTCCATCGAAGGGCCCATCTGCAGCGTCAGCGGCGCGTACAGCGTCCAGCCGGCAGCGGGTGCGCCACCGGGCATGAAGAACGAGGCCACGAGCATGATGGCGGCGGGGATCATCAGCCAGAAGCTGAAGTTGTTCATCCGCGCGAAGGCCATGTCCGAAGCGCCGATCTGCAGCGGGATCATCCAGTTCGCGAAACCCACGAAGGCCGGCATGATGGCGCCGAACACCATGATCAGACCGTGCATGGTGGTGAGCTGGTTGAACAGCTCGGGGTTCACCAGTTGCAGGCCGGGCTGGAACAACTCGGCACGAATGCCCAGGGCCAGCAGGCCACCGATCATCAACATGGTGAACGAGAACAGCAGGTACAGCGTGCCGATGTCTTTGTGGTTGGTGGCGTAGACCCAGCGGCGCCAGCCCGTGGGGGCGTGGTGGTCGTGGTGGTCGTGGTGGTCGTCGTGGCCGTGTGCACCGTGGTGGTCAAGAACTGCACTCATGGTCGATTCCTTTGAGACTCAATATTTTTCTATGAACAGATCACTTGCGGGCGGCCAGTACTTCGGCCGGTTGCACGATCTGCTCCGTCTTGTTCGACCAATTGTTCTTGGCGTAGGTCATCACGGCGGCCAGCTCGGTGTCGGAGAGCTGTTTCCACGCAGGCATGGCACCGCCAGCCGCGCCTTGGAGCACGACGTTGATCATCTTGCCGTGGTCCTTGTCGTTCACGATGGCCGAACCATCGAGCGGCTTGATTGGGCCCGCACCCTTGCCGTTGGCCTGGTGGCAGGCCGCGCAGTTGGCGGCATAGACGGATTCGCCACGCTTGACCAGATCGGCCAGCGTCCAGACCTTGTTCGGGTCATCGGCGGCGGCGGCCATGGCTTTCTGGCGCTCGGTAACCCAGGCGGTGTAGTCCTCGGCGCTCACCACCTTCACGTGGATCGGCATGTAGGCGTGCTCCTTGCCGCACAGCTCGGCGCACTGGCCATAGAAGTCGCCGGTTTTTTCGGCGCGGAACCAGGTGTCGCGCACGAAGCCGGGAATGGCATCCTGCTTCACGCCGAAGGCGGGCACCATCCAGGCGTGGATCACGTCGTTGGCGGTGGTGATGATGCGGACCTTCTTGTTCACCGGCACGACCAGGGGGTTGTCCACCTTCAGGAGGTAGTCGTCGGTGGCTTCGGGCTTGCCGCTGTTGGACATGACGCGCTGGTTGTTGTCCAGCGTGGAGAGGAAGCCGATGCCTTCGCCTTCGCCCTTGAGGTAGTCATAGCCCCATTTCCACTGCATGCCCGTGGCCTTGATGGTCAGGTCGCTGTTGGTGGTGTCTTTCTGGGCCACGAGCACTTTGGTGGCGGGCAGCGCCATACCGATGACGATCAACAGGGGAACGATGGTCCATCCGAGCTCCACCCAGATCGGCTCTGGCAGCACCTCGGCCTTGTGCCCCACCGACTTGCGGTGCTTGAGGATGGAATAGAACATCACGCCGAAGACGATGACGAAGATGACGGCGCACAAGATCATCATGAACCAGTGCAGCCAGTGCTGTTCCTCGGCGATGCGGGTCACCGGCGGATGAAAGTTCAGCTGGTTGACGGCCGGGCCACCGGCAAGGTCATTGACCGTCTGAGCAGCGACCGTGGTCCAGGCGCCTGCGCCCAACGCCAGCGTGGTACCCACAGCGCGGATTGCGGCCCACCGGTTTCGTAGGGAATGCACCTTTTTATTCGTCGTACTCACTTTAAGCGCCTCAAATATAAGTATTGATTTATATCAATGCCGATTAGAACAAATTTCCCGGGCTCACCCACCCATCACCCACCGCCACGTACCACGCAACGAGCGAACAGACACACAGGGAGGCACAGGGCCATTCCAATGGCGCGGGCGTCTCAAACACATGTGTTTTCAGCGACGGCCCCGGGCCTTGGCAGACGTACAAGGCTCACCACCCATCGCCGGCTCAGGCTGAGCGCGGCCATGAGGCGCGCGCGTTGACGCAGGGAAACCACCCTTGAAATCTGGATCGCCGCCAATTGTAGCGGCGAGACCATGGCAACCTCCCGATAAAGCCGGTACATCGGTCCCGGGCTTCGCGCGTGGCGCCAAGAGCTTAAGTCTTTCTGCCGCGCAACATCGCGCGCATGTCCTCCATGGGCACGGTGGTGGATGGTCCCATCGCCACCCGCGGCACCGGCTTGAAGGCATGGCCGTAGATGATCTCGAAGGTCAACAGCAGACGGCCATCGGGCGCGCGGGGCAGGCTGGCCTCGATCGCATCAAGAAGCCTGGCGCGCCAATGGCGCGAACGGCAACCGGTAAAGCGATCGGCGAACAGGTTGCGCCCCAGGCCCCGCAGCTCGGCCAGCAGCGGCTCGGCACCGCTGTACGACAAGGTGATGCGTTCCATGTCCATCACCGGTTCGGCAAAACCGCTGTGCACGAGCATGTCACCCCAATCGTGCATGTCGGTGAACGCATGGGACGGCGCGGGCCACCCTTGTTCTGCGTAGACCGCGCGCAACTCGCGCAGGCTGTCCGGCCCCAG
The sequence above is a segment of the Hydrogenophaga sp. BPS33 genome. Coding sequences within it:
- the ctaD gene encoding cytochrome c oxidase subunit I, which codes for MSAVLDHHGAHGHDDHHDHHDHHAPTGWRRWVYATNHKDIGTLYLLFSFTMLMIGGLLALGIRAELFQPGLQLVNPELFNQLTTMHGLIMVFGAIMPAFVGFANWMIPLQIGASDMAFARMNNFSFWLMIPAAIMLVASFFMPGGAPAAGWTLYAPLTLQMGPSMDAGIFAMHILGASSIMGSINIIVTILNMRAPGMTLMKMPMFCWTWLITAYLLIAVMPVLAGAITMTLTDRHFGTSFFNPAGGGDPVMYQHIFWFFGHPEVYIMILPAFGIVSQVVPAFARKKLFGYASMVYATGSIAILSFVVWAHHMFTTGMPVTGQLFFMYSTMLIAVPTGVKIFNWVATMWKGSMTFETPMLWAVGFIFVFTVGGFTGLILSVAPIDIQMQDTYYVVAHFHYVLVAGSLFAMFSGIYYWLPKWTGVMYSETRGKIHFWWSMISFNITFFPMHFLGLAGMPRRYADYPMQFADFNAIASIGAFGFGLAQVYFFLAVIVPAMRGKGEKAPQNPWEGAVGLEWEVASPAPFHTFENPPKLDATATKVIG
- a CDS encoding SURF1 family protein, coding for MGLWQGHGSEEGRPVNPQRSAWRFWVVTVATVVTMAATASLGLWQLDRAKQKLALQAQIDERAALPAWSTQQLLAAADPQTGVYRPVRLVGTWMPGHNVFLDNRQMSARVGFFVLTPLRLEGSERVVLVQRGWVPRDFNDRSRVPDVPTSNGRVELEGRLAPPPAKLYQLGDDATGPIRQNVDLAAYAQETGLSLLGVSVLQTGGTAPDGLLREWPRFAVDVSKHHGYAFQWFALCALAGALYLWFQILSPRRKRRLHGTDAR
- a CDS encoding DUF2970 domain-containing protein is translated as MTSTPTENRRKGTFMDTVKAVAWGFLGIRRNADYQKDISKLNPLHLMAVGVGMAFLFVLVLILLVNWVAG
- a CDS encoding cytochrome c oxidase assembly protein; translation: MALRRENLNMVGKLCVIALGMFAFGYALVPIYRHICEALGINVLAVSELRVPGAASLPANTQVDRTRTISVEFDTNARGPWHFKPAVRSLQVHPGELTTVMYEFQNIQNRTMAAQAVPSYAPKQAAAHFNKLECFCFTQYTLQPGEKKEWPVAFVIDPRLSKDVTTITLSYTFFEVGGKVPAAPDTDAAPQASAVPSKTTGDV
- a CDS encoding cytochrome oxidase small assembly protein, with product MTTPEQKKSNRRLGLILASVALVFFLGFIGKRFLFGL
- the coxB gene encoding cytochrome c oxidase subunit II, which encodes MRAVGTTLALGAGAWTTVAAQTVNDLAGGPAVNQLNFHPPVTRIAEEQHWLHWFMMILCAVIFVIVFGVMFYSILKHRKSVGHKAEVLPEPIWVELGWTIVPLLIVIGMALPATKVLVAQKDTTNSDLTIKATGMQWKWGYDYLKGEGEGIGFLSTLDNNQRVMSNSGKPEATDDYLLKVDNPLVVPVNKKVRIITTANDVIHAWMVPAFGVKQDAIPGFVRDTWFRAEKTGDFYGQCAELCGKEHAYMPIHVKVVSAEDYTAWVTERQKAMAAAADDPNKVWTLADLVKRGESVYAANCAACHQANGKGAGPIKPLDGSAIVNDKDHGKMINVVLQGAAGGAMPAWKQLSDTELAAVMTYAKNNWSNKTEQIVQPAEVLAARK
- a CDS encoding biotin synthase; this translates as MDPVAALRWQRRDVSATPWLHEEVASRMVERLKWFREPPSSWMHWEPVSGGLEAHRRIRSQLPDAPCHVAAQRLPQALDATRESPASAWNPLKWGRGKSPQAASEATRVRMLWANMALHMEPKPQTLLKRWNAHIETDGFLMFSCLGPDSLRELRAVYAEQGWPAPSHAFTDMHDWGDMLVHSGFAEPVMDMERITLSYSGAEPLLAELRGLGRNLFADRFTGCRSRHWRARLLDAIEASLPRAPDGRLLLTFEIIYGHAFKPVPRVAMGPSTTVPMEDMRAMLRGRKT
- a CDS encoding cytochrome c oxidase subunit 3 translates to MSAATHGTTPYYFVPGPSRHPVMAAIGLFFVILGAGQWVNGHGWGAYSLAFGLVFWLFVLFQWFSDAVHESETGMYGRKIDLSFRWSMSWFIFSEVMFFGAFFTALWWTRTHSVPALGSLDNSLIWPNFSAVWPSVQAGATASPGGIVDPFQTMGPFWLPTINTALLLTSGVTLTIAHHALQVGNRGKTIAFMWMTVLLGIIFLCVQGYEYAHAYADLNLKLSSGVFGSTFFMLTGFHGFHVLVGMLMLLFITLRLQKGHFTAERHFGFEGAAWYWHFVDVVWLGLYILVYWM
- a CDS encoding twin transmembrane helix small protein — protein: MKYLVIAAFIAILGSLATALVYMMRGGSETNEDGTPRKNHMARALAFRVGFSILLFVVVLVSYRMGWIQPTGLPLRG